Sequence from the Cuniculiplasma divulgatum genome:
GTACGGAACCGACATCCTCTCCTCTCTGAAGATGGGAACCTCATTGCTCAAAAGATTGTAAGGCAGAAAAGCATTTCCGTGCACCTCAGGTGAGTCAATGCCTACGGGAATACAGATAGTTTCCCCGGCAAAGTAATTTAAGGCAAGTGAACATTTTCAGATGATGGCTTCAAGGAAATCTACCATATCCGACTTCAGGGAAGCTTCCATTTCTGAATTTTTTGAAAAGAACAGGCATATACTCGGTTTTGATTCCCCGCAGAAATCGTTATTCATGATTGTAAAGGAGGCACTGGACAACTCTCTGGATGCCTGCGAGGAATACCAGATTCTGCCGGACATAAAGGTGACAATTGCAAAGCAGAACGATGATGAGTACCTGATCACTGTGGAGGACAACGGCCCAGGCATCGAAAGAAAACAGGTTCCTGACGTGTTCGGGAAGCTTCTGTACGGATCAAGGTTCCATTCCTTCAAGCAGTCCAGGGGCCAGCAGGGCATAGGCATCACTGCAGCCATCCTCTATGGGCAGATCACCACGGCCAGGCCTGCGTACATCAAAACAAAGAGAGCCCAGGATGATGTTGCATACGAGTTTGAACTTGGCATAAATGTGAAGGAGAACAGGGCACAGATCAATTATGAAAGGCCGGTCATATGGGATGTGACCAGCGGGACTGTTGTGGCAATACCAGCAAGGGCGAAGTACCAGACAGGGAGGCAGTCCGTATGGGAGTATATCAGGGAAACGGCAGTGGCCAACCCAAACGCAAACTTCTCCTTCACCGATCCAGACGGAAGGACGCTGGAAATAAGGCGCGTTATTGAAACGCCTTCAAAACCCGGAACAGCCATCAAACCGCATCCTTTGGGGCTGGAGATCGGGGAAATAAATTCCATGAGCAGGTCCACACATGCAGAGACAATGATGGAATTCCTCAAGGGTGATTTCAACAGGGTGAGCGACAGGATAGCCCAGGAGATCCTGCAGAAATCCGGCATCAGGCCAGAAGAGAAACCATCAGAGATCACGCTTGAACAGGTGAGGAAGCTCAGGGACGCCTTTAGCCAGGTCAAGCTCATGCCGCCTCCAACTGATTGCCTGTCACCCCTTGGCCATGAATTTATCATCAAGGGGCTGAAGAACGTTTATGGCGAGAGCAGGCCATCACATTACTCGAAGCCTGTTGTCAGGCCCATATCAATACACAACGGCAACCCATTTGCGGTTGAAGCAGGCCTAGTCTACGGAGGCGATCTCAGGTCCGATGAACCCGTGAGGGTAGTCAGGTTTGCGAACAAGGTGCCACTGCTGTACCAGGCAGGAGCGTGTGCCATCACCAGGGCCGTGCAGGAAATGGACTGGAGGCCATATGGCCTCGATCAGAAAAGCGGCCAGGGAATACCCTTCGGGCCTGCTGTGATCTTCGTCCATGTGTACGGCATAAGAATCCCGTTCACTTCGGAATCCAAGGAAGCCATAGCCTCAGTTGATGAGATAACAGCAGAGGTCACAATGGCGCTGAAGTCGCTGGGAAGGAGCGTGAAGTCATTCCTTGGAAAGAAGGACCGCAGGAAGAAGGTTTATGAGAAATTCAGGCTTGTGAGCCTGCTCATCCCCGAGATCGGCAGGAAATCATCCGTCATACTTGGAAAGGATCTTCCTCCACTGGACAGCGTGATTTCCAAGATCGCCAACGTTGTCTTTGTCACTGAGGACATCATCCATGATGGCGACAGGACACTGTCAAAGGTGAAGGTTATCAATTACACACGTCATCCCGTAAACATGAAGCTTTACGCAGACCCACCTGTGGCCTATTATGATGGCGATGATATGGTGTGGGACATTTCGGACCT
This genomic interval carries:
- a CDS encoding DNA topoisomerase VI subunit B codes for the protein MMASRKSTISDFREASISEFFEKNRHILGFDSPQKSLFMIVKEALDNSLDACEEYQILPDIKVTIAKQNDDEYLITVEDNGPGIERKQVPDVFGKLLYGSRFHSFKQSRGQQGIGITAAILYGQITTARPAYIKTKRAQDDVAYEFELGINVKENRAQINYERPVIWDVTSGTVVAIPARAKYQTGRQSVWEYIRETAVANPNANFSFTDPDGRTLEIRRVIETPSKPGTAIKPHPLGLEIGEINSMSRSTHAETMMEFLKGDFNRVSDRIAQEILQKSGIRPEEKPSEITLEQVRKLRDAFSQVKLMPPPTDCLSPLGHEFIIKGLKNVYGESRPSHYSKPVVRPISIHNGNPFAVEAGLVYGGDLRSDEPVRVVRFANKVPLLYQAGACAITRAVQEMDWRPYGLDQKSGQGIPFGPAVIFVHVYGIRIPFTSESKEAIASVDEITAEVTMALKSLGRSVKSFLGKKDRRKKVYEKFRLVSLLIPEIGRKSSVILGKDLPPLDSVISKIANVVFVTEDIIHDGDRTLSKVKVINYTRHPVNMKLYADPPVAYYDGDDMVWDISDLQPSLEVEFSIPLSNVPQEYPGTAFYFTGIDPVHVQGADPLPADYGMESISIIDSADDEKGDQ